From a region of the Arachis ipaensis cultivar K30076 chromosome B09, Araip1.1, whole genome shotgun sequence genome:
- the LOC107618625 gene encoding DNA-directed RNA polymerases I and III subunit rpac1 (The sequence of the model RefSeq protein was modified relative to this genomic sequence to represent the inferred CDS: added 40 bases not found in genome assembly), with amino-acid sequence MSSSSEDESMSEMEEQENQNKEMKHENGVLDYIMSLESVPTKLPPHLELLRTRVLCNNDAPQHTDTIQYSGAYAALGVDNSLRLDNFSQNFKVEVKQLTDDDIEFDMIGIDPSLANAFRRILIAEVPTMAIERVYIANNTSLIQDEVLSHRLGLIPISADPRLFEYPDNAGDDRNEKNTIVFKLHVACHKGQPRMTVRSDQLKWLPNGSELIAEDAKPSASSKPKTFTSFTCSQESIPEISSNPIGPKYLDIILAKLGPGQEIELEAHAVKGVGRTHAKWSPVSTAWYRMLPEVVLLENIEDDLAVKLQEKCPVGLFDIEDIGEGKKRATVARPRDCTLCRECIREGKEWEDRISLRRVKDHFIFTIESTGALPPEELFTEAVKILEDKCERVITELS; translated from the exons ATGTCGTCATCGTCTGAAGACGAGTCAATGTCCGAGATGGAAGAACAAGAGAATCAGAATAAAGAAATGAAGCATGAAAATGGAGTGCTTGATTACATAATGAGCTTGGAAAGTGTGCCAACAAAGCTCCCTCCACACCTTGAGCTTCTCAGGACACGGGTCCTCTGCAACAATGATGCTCCTCAGCAT ACAGATACCATACAGTATTCTGGTGCTTATGCAGCATTAGGTGTTGATAATAGCTTGCGGTTGGATAATTTCAGTCAAAACTTCAAAGTTGAAGTGAAGCAGCTCACGGATGATGACATAGAGTTTGATATGATTGGTATTGATCCTTCACTTGCCAATGCATTTCGAAGAATCCTTATAGCAGAG GTACCAACAATGGCTATTGAAAGAGTTTACATTGCAAACAATACATCACTTATACAAGATGAAGTTCTATCCCATAGACTAGGCCTCATACCAATCAGTGCTGATCCCAGGCTATTTGAATATCCAG ATAATGCTGGGGATGATAGGAATGAAAAGAATACCATTGTCTTCAAACTACATGTTGCTTGCCATAAAGGTCAGCCACGTATGACCG TGAGATCAGATCAACTAAAGTGGTTACCTAATGGGAGTGAGCTTATAGCTGAAGATGCCAAACCAAGTGCAAGTTCAAAACCAAAGACATTTACATCTTTTACTTGCAGTCAAGAATCGATTCCCGAAATTTCCAGCAATCCAATTGGTCCCAAATATTTGGATATTATATTAGCTAAACTTGGACCTGGTCAG GAAATTGAACTTGAAGCTCATGCAGTTAAAGGTGTTGGTAGAACACATGCAAAATGGTCACCAGTTTCCACTGCTTGGTATCGGATGCTTCCGGAG GTTGTCCTCTTGGAGAACATTGAGGATGATCTGGCCGTCAAACTACAAGAAAAATGTCCAGTTGGATTATTTGACATTGAAGATATTGGGGAAg GCAAAAAAAGGGCCACGGT AGAGAGGGAAAAGAATGGGAAGATCGTATATCGTTACGTCGTGTTAAAGATCACTTCATTT TTACTATTGAATCAACTGGAGCATTGCCCCCTGAAGAGCTATTCACTGAAGCTGTGAAGATTCTGGAAGACAAGTGTGAACGAGTAATTACTGAGCTTTCTTGA